The sequence TTTGTTAGaagtattattatcaacttCTTTCAGTTCCTCCAAAAAGATAGACGCGATAGTCGcttttatttgtaattgATAATCTATTGCTTCGAGactttttctaaatttaattgCTTTATAGTCATTTATATTGCTTTTAATCCATTTCATATCCGAATAATTACAATCGTAAAGAACTAATGGAAAATCTGCTGCCATGTCATAAATTGGCTTTCTAggatatttatttacatcTAGGAGATCCTTTACTATCGATGAAGGTTCCAATTTCTGGCCAACTAAGAATAAAATTGCAACCATATACCTTACTTGATGCCACAAAAATGCTGATGCTATTATAtcaaaacaatatatatcttctttaaCCTTCGATATATCAAAGCTAAAGATTGTCCtttcataatttttaatttgttttgAGCCATCCAACTTACAGAAATTCCTGAAATCGTTTTCTCCCTCAAAATGTTTAGCTGCTTCTCTCATTAATGTAATATCTAGGTTATCCAACTTAAAGAAATACTTATAATGACGAGAAATACAATTGAACCTTGCATCAAAATCTTTCGGTGGATTTAAACAAACGGCTGTAATTCGAATGGCAGGAGGTAATATTTGATTAAGAATAGCAGTATAGTTAATTTCCTTGTGATCAAAATTTGCATCAACTTGTTCTGCTGGTGGTAATTCAGATCTCATATCAAGAGatataatttgattaaGAGCACTTACTCCTTTATCTGTCCTGCCACAACGactaaatttaaaatctttcGGATTCATTGAAGGGATAAACTTACATTTTTTCATTGCTTCTAGAAGTATACCCTCTATAGTAGGCAGCGGTGTCTTATCTTTTTGTAGCGCAAGACCATTATAATCCCAGCCAAGGTAACAGAACTTTAAAGCAACATGTCTTTTGTGATACTTTTCGAAGTTAAATTCTTTAGGATGCTTTTTCCTTTGTATagttaaattatctttttttatatctGAATTTTGGCTATGATATTCTGCAGTTATATTGCTATTTGATAATGTCTCCAAAGCTTGCAGTCTATCAATCAGTTGTTGTTTCGTCCAGTTTTCATACTTGTTCCCAATTTTAACGATATCACTTTTTGAAGCGTTTGGCACAATATGTCTTAATATATTCGTAACATATTTCCAGTTCATTAtgatttttaaatcaaCTAAATTGTTATTAAAGTATCATTTGCCCTTTTTGATACCTTTAATATAACAgtttataaataatgcTTTCAATAAAACTACTCTAAGTAATTGGAAAATTAGTTActatcattttttaaattcttatTGCGATACCtaatatttacatttttttttttaaaaaaatttcttttcaaataattatattgcATCTCATCTCACATCATcgatataataattttgatatttcttAATACTTCATTTAATGTTTTAGATACAACTACAtgatttataaaattaaagacaGCGAGCACTGATATAGATATTTAATACACAGTGAAAGTAACACAATGTCTAAATCATTATTGTGGGATAATTTGGATTACCAACTACAGCCATGGATCAGAACCGCTGTCGATGTTATGGGATTCGATGAAATGACGCCCGTACAGGCATCTACTATCCCACTCTTTGCCAGAAATAAGGATGTAGTCGTCGATTCTATAACTGGGTCTGGTAAGACGGTGTCATTTGTTATACCAATACTAGAAAAGataattattgaagaagcaAATTCTAGCAAATTAAAGAAAGGGCATTTTCATTCTTTGATAATTTCACCAACCAGAGAATTAGCCAAACAAATACAGTCTGTTATCGAATCTTTTTTGACTCATTATCCTGAAGATTTATATCCGATTAAGTCACAACTTATTGTTGGTACGAATACTAATACCGTTAGAGATAATGTAAGTGAATTCCTTGACAATAGACCTCAAATATTAGTTGGAACGCCAGGTAGAATTTTTGAGTTTTTGAAATCATCTGGAATTAAAAGCAAATCGTGTAGCATGGTTATTTTAGATGAAGCGGATAGATTATTGGATGTAAGTTTTCTCAAAGATATAGAGAATATTATGCAAATATTGCCAAAACAAAGAAGGACTGGGTTATTTTCTGCAACAATTAATAGTGCAGGGtccaatattttcaaaattggGTTGAGAAACCCCGTCAAGGTTACTgtgaattcaaaaattttagcACCAGTAACATTGAGTTTGAATTATGCTATAACCGAGcctgaaaaaaaatttcaattattcTTGAGTGTGCtgaataattataaatttaaaaagtgTATCGCATATTTTCCAACATGTATATCCgttcaatattattattcatttattcAACATTTGGTCGAGAAGAAGATTGTAAATGAAGatcttcaaatattctCTCTTCATGGTAAACTTCAAACTAGTTCAAGAATGAAAACGTTAGAGACATTCACTGAAACTTTGAGTAATGCTGTTTTGATAACCACTGATGTTGCTGCAAGAGGTATTGACATCCCTGATGTTGATTTAGTAATCCAACTAGATCCGCCTACCGATGCGGATATATTTTTACACAGATGCGGAAGAACAGGTAGGGCAAACAAGATAGGTAAGGCCATTACATTCTTGAACAAAGGTAGAGAGGAAGATTATGTTTCATTTATGGAAGTCAAAAATGTGAAGTTGGAATTGATTGAACTAGATGTGCAAGGTATTCCTgaagattttaataaaatatttatggACTGGATATTGGAAGATCGAGCTAGGTTTGATCATGCGTTGAGATCATATGTTGCATATATTCGACATTATTCGAATCATTCTGCTTCCTCAATTTTTCGGTTTCAATCATTTGACTTTGTAGGGTTATGCAGAATGTATGGCCTCTTCAGAATGCCAAGAATGCCTGAGATTACCAAAAATTTTAAGGATGACGTAGAAAATCCTAAAGTATTCAGTAACGGTTGGTTAATTGATCCTCCAATTGATTTAgatttgtttaaatattcagATAGTAAGCAGGAAAAGAAAAGGCTGGCTGAACTTAAAGCAATTAAAGATGTTCATGATAAGAAACGTTTAAAATTCctattgaagaaaaaaaatgaatcatGGTCAAACAAAACAGAGACAAAGGAATCTAAACTGGAAAGAAGAGCTAAAATGGAGATAAAGAGGAAGGCCATTGAAGCTGAGCTAGCTAAAAATGACTCGGAAAATagtgatgaagaaattgaagattgGAAGCAAGTTGTTTtacaaagaaagaaaaaacaaaaaagttCAGCTAGTGGTATGCAAGGTAGTTTTGATGATTTATAGAAATTACATGATTGTAAACTATATGtatactattattattaatgcaTATGCAAGTCATAAGatttgttatattttgtaaatttcaatattattatttaaccCATCATATACTATTGTGTTATCGATTGGTTCAAACTGATGggttattaatttaattgtcTCTTGAGCTACGATTCCTGCAATTATAGACGTTGTAGGGTATGAATTTAAGTTGAAACCTTTCAAACTGGATACCTTTGAGGTAgcatttttataatattggTCCCCTATGAgttcttttaatattagAGTAGGATATGAAGTATTAAGTTCAAtcatttttgtaaaattcGATTCTGAAACAAATGTATCCGTTTGTGTTATATTTGATGCAAAATCATCGATAAAGTCATCTGGGATTTCATGTGTTATGTTTTTTAcataattattaaagtttTCTGAATCTCTTTTTGATCTTTTGTCGTAGATGGTTTTTATATCATTGTAAAGTCTATTATCTGATTCCATATCTGGCAATGTCCCTGATAGTGGCATATCATGTTCAGATTCTGGTGAGATGCAATATGAGTAAAATAGTTTTTGTATAGTTAAACCGTATTGATTAATTGGATCGAATAAATCAATAGGatttatttcttcaatGAGATTCATTTGTTCAATGAAATGTGTTTCAAAAGTCTTATTACGTAGAGCTAAATGAGCAAACCTCTTTGCCTCTAGATAATTCATATCAGTATTCGAAACTATTTTAGAGATTGGTTTAAATTTCGATAAATGatcttttaattgatttaacggtatatcatttaattcaattttttttgaattcgACAAATCATATAATGccttatataatataataacatatGGCAATTGTGATAATTCTATTATGTTTAAATCTATTGAATccatataatttttcaattctaaCCAATTTTCGTCATATAGCTTTAAATCATACTTCATAAACtccaaatttttatttataataaaatgtgGTTCATTAACTTTTAAATGCAAATAACCATATAAACCTTTTGAATAACATGATAAAATTGGTTGatttaatttgatattattaaaaaaatttaaagttttaatttcaataagaTCAATCAGTATAATTacattataattttctaaatttagttcattaatattatcaactaACAATTCATTCACCGAATTTCCGttaccattatttttattattctcaTAATGATAATCGAAGAAtccaattttaatatcGTCATCAGCCGTATTTGTGTTATTAactttaattaaatctatattattaataccTAGctgtaataaattttttaagtATTCTTGAACACAAATAGTTTGAGtattatttgtaataatgCAAATGTTTGAAGACTCTAATAGTAATTGGCCTTTTGATCCCCACAACCTAATTTGCCTATCAAATTTCTCCATCTTTATAATTTAGAGTACTCCATAAGATGTCACAGGACAATTCTCTTGTAATGAGAGTTCAAGAAGGAAAAACCTAACACCATTGTCTGTTAATAAATGCGCTctgttaatttattttatattacaTTATATCATATCATAGTTTTCTCATCAGTTTACTGTTTTCAATTCCTCCTGAAACAAAAGAAGTTTTTCCCTGTAGTGTGTTTGTCCGCACGGCCGTATTTTTTCCTTTCCGAAACCACAAGTGCGTATGTACTATATAGTTCTTTAAGTCGGGCACAGCGGTTACAAGTACAATTACAAGCAAGACACAGGGATTGATTTTTAAAGGCACGAATGGATTCGAGATAAATCATGGATAAATAGCTAGTCCAAGAACTGCCTAAgcaaacaataaatttaattatatgaaAAGTTACGGTCATCTGATCTTTAATAATGAGTTATTAATGACTAACCTGTTTCGATTTCTCGTATCGACGAGGGAAATAAGAAATGAGAAATGTGGGTGAGAGAGAAAGATAACGAATGATGTAAAGCTGCATCCATCCACAAACACGTGAGAAAACAATGACTACATAACACGTCAATGATTTAAATTAGTAAAACACGTTGCACCGACTGCCGATCGACAAGTAAAAGAAGAGTAAATAGGCTATCAACGTATGAGATTCTAGTTAAGACAGACGGCCCCAAAATCAGAAGGAGGGGTGCGTCTAGATCTTGGATCTGGCGATCTAATTTGGTGTATTGTACTGTACTGCAACTGTAGTATGGCTACAAATTCGAAAGTTCATATCTTTGCACAAAGTGATTAGTTGATCTGCTCgattaaagaaaataaacatGAATTGTACATGGAAACACACCACACATCAACTGAAGTAATATGAACATAGTCGTGACGCGTTAATTATCGATACAAAAATCGCACACgagaaattatttatatttcctAATTTAGATCCACTGTCGTCACATATAAGAAAACAGAGAAGAAAAACTTGgaaaaacagaaaatgTTAATTTACCCCTCGTCACTCCCCACTATATTTCCCCGCCCCTTGCTATTTCTTTTAGTAATGATTAGATCTCCTAATTAAGAAATAGCATTAAATACATGATCTAAATGTTACTGTATGGTTTcgtaataatttatatatccTCAAAAAGCTATTTTTCTCAACACCCTTTCAGGCATCTGAGTACTAATTTTTCTGTGCAAAACCGCAAAATACAAGAGCTAATTGTTTGCAACTCCATACATGCTTACTAACCACAAGCAACAAATGGATCTTTTATTCCTCTCGCTCCCCTTCCTAGAACAAATATCGTTATGTTGCACATTATtcatacatatatgtaGTACTCATTGGGATTATAAAATAGTTTACTATTACAAACGTTTACTTATTTGTCAAACCTGTAGACGCGCAACAAGTATTTTATATGTTATTGTATCCTCATATCCTTAGAGTGAAAAgcttttaaagaattttaaaCGTAGACCTTAAAAGGACACCagtctttaatttttcagttcATTTAGCACGCACTCCACTCCCTGTTAGCTCCAAGTAGTCATTATTACAGGTTTAACATGTCCAATTTTCTGTTGTTCATGttttttaagaattttCTTCTGAGTATGTTAACTGATTCTTAAGCTAAActtcaattatttaaatctcCCAAACACACAGTCTATATTGATCCGCTAATAGTGGTTTCCTTTAGAGTAAACGCGGCAATTATCATAAATTTACAAtgattaatttttattcaccatttttttttttttctatttcttaCGTAGTACacatttttcattatattttatttctatatatatacacatatataaacgCGGaacttatttatattaagtGTACTTcacatacatatacatacatatacatacatacatacatacatatatatatgatttatttttaataccTATTATATCTATTACAGTTTACACTTATAgttgaaatataaaactaGCGAAATCAATAAGAAGCCCCCCAAAAAAAGtcacatatatacataaacGTTATTATACTATGCAAAATCCTATCCCTTTGAAAccagaaaataaattactaAATCTATCCATCGATACTAATTCTGCTGCTCCTAATAAGAACAAACAgtatttaaaagatattacAGATATGGATGGTGATGACATGGATGTAGATATTGATGTTACTGGTATTAAAACAccattgaatttttttaaacagccaaatttttcaattaatcatttcaatgaaaataattcttcGTCTATTACTCCATGTAGCACACcattaaattcaacaacaacaacgaCAAATTTCTACaaatcaaatcaaaatcaaaatagtAATATGTCTTTAGCAAGTACAGTATCTGATTATCCAAACTATAATGGTAAACAAgataaaacaaaacaacaatttattataaattcGTCAAagtattttaatattgaatttactAAATTACTATTAGAAATTTATTCAGATTTTGCAAGCGATCCATTAGTAACTCCATTCGATTATTCAAATCCACCATCTGGCGTATTAAATAGAGTGGCAAAGATTTCAGTTGAAGAGagcaaaaaaaagaatatagaAATTGGTGTTGATACAAATAATTGGTTATTAACATTAATTAGATTTAAATTACaacaagaaattaaaaacgAATTTGCAAACTCAAGAGCGAATTCAGTTACTTCGGTTTCTTCTAGCATACCAACAAATTTACAAACAAACTTCAATGATCTAATAAGTAATTATGCaaacaatattaacaaCACTAATTCAAcatgtaataataatatcaacaaTACACCTATTGCTTCAGGAATATTACAACCAGCTGCATTCGATTATTTTTCAAGACCTATAAGTACACAagatataatatcaaataactGTGGAAATACACTATCAAGAGGTCCATTAACTCCAGTTAGTGGATTGCCACCAAATTTAGCTCAATTAACTAGACCAAGAAGTAATTCTTCACAAACATTCGCTCATTTACCGTCACTTTCAAGGACAGCATCGcacaatttattattacaaaatcaGCAAAGGTAAGTATGAATAATTATGTAACtaatctttaaaattgtataattaaaaatagtaaattaTAGAATAAAGTACGgtatatttcttttttaaactttatcatttattttatatttacaagGAAGAATGTATTTACaatgaaatataatttacttATAATGGAATCTATTCCATAGTTTTTCTCATTGGGATGACAACTTTCCTATCCAAAGCAGCCCTTTTTGACCATTCTGTTCCTAGTATGTTTGacttaataaataattttgtgACGATATCACTTGGTTGTGCACCAACACCAATCCAATATTTTGCCCTATCAAAATCAAGTTCAACATTCTTTAGTTGCACAGCAACATtatctttttgttttgatttCTTGTTATTTTTCACTGGAATAGGATTGTATACCCCAAGTACCTCTATCGGTTTTGCATCTCTTGCTTTCTTAGAATTTGTCACCACAATGTTATATATTGGATTATTTGTTCTCCCAAATCTAGCTAATCTAATCCTTACTAAACCGCATGTCATTATGTCTTTTTATAATTGACTGGTGTACTGTGAAATTCGATTAAAAAAGTTGTAATAAACTGCTCTATATGACTTAAAAGAATACATCAAATATGACACTTAATTTATGCAAtggataaatatataaagcaGTTCTATTTgatatcttctttattacAGGATTTGAGATTTCATATTTTAGAATGGGGTTAAGAAACCAACGTACCAAGTGATAACATGTATTAGAGTGACACTAATTTGAACATTTAtggtaataaatatataacagATTAGAATGAGTTTCTGAGAAGATCATTCAACAATATAGAAAAGTAGTTATCTTTAGATAAATTAGGCAATTATTCGACATTATACTTGCACTTCTCATCTCCTTCTTAGATAATAAATAGAATTTCAGAGAGAAGTGTTataacatataaatattttgatgtCATTTATTGTGAGTTGTTTCTATTTCTCATTGAAATTCCTTCTGATTTTATGCATTGTGGTTATCAGTACATATATCTATTCTTAATGGTATTTACTATAGCAACGTTAGCTCTTCTATTATAGATTCGTTATAGTAATTCCGTCACATACATAATGTTTACCCGGACTGGAAAATTTCAactgaaaaaatttttagagCTCATCgcatctcatctcatcgcatCTTACTCTTCTTAGTTAATGATTTTGATCAAGCTACCGACTACTTCAATACTTATCAAACAACAATATATTGCTAAAAGAACATCATGAGCTTCTGTAAATACTAGATCTTTCTGTAGAAAAACAGCAAAGAACAAGGACTCAAGCTACACAAACTCTGATTAATTTGTGATCAAAAAATGGATGCCGATAGAGTTGCTCATTATCTGGAACTGGAAGATAAACTTGCAAAGATTAGAATACAAATACATTCCAAATTAGATAACCAGAAGCATATTgctattatattatctgCTGTTGAAGAAAACATTCAAAACTTAGATACTAATGATACCTCAAAAAATCTAGTCCACTATATGGTCTCTTTGATGTCTCTATTAGATCAAGCTATTGATCCAAATACCCACAAAATCAAGGATTTGAGCTTACTTTCATCTACATGTTATTTACtagatataatttttcattacGCAccaaaacaattattaaaatcaaaattttcagaAATTTTAACTAAAATTGCACCATGTATTACAGATGAGGGAGCTAGTGCTGCTTTAATCAGATCTGCTATCGGTTGTTTAGAATCTCAATTGATTGCTCAAGATGCCCAAATTTGGAACAACACACAGGCATTAACCGTCACACCAAGAAGAGGTCTACAAGGTCTTCTGGAATTA comes from Tetrapisispora phaffii CBS 4417 chromosome 4, complete genome and encodes:
- the TPHA0D00760 gene encoding tRNA pseudouridine synthase (similar to Saccharomyces cerevisiae DEG1 (YFL001W); ancestral locus Anc_8.88) is translated as MNWKYVTNILRHIVPNASKSDIVKIGNKYENWTKQQLIDRLQALETLSNSNITAEYHSQNSDIKKDNLTIQRKKHPKEFNFEKYHKRHVALKFCYLGWDYNGLALQKDKTPLPTIEGILLEAMKKCKFIPSMNPKDFKFSRCGRTDKGVSALNQIISLDMRSELPPAEQVDANFDHKEINYTAILNQILPPAIRITAVCLNPPKDFDARFNCISRHYKYFFKLDNLDITLMREAAKHFEGENDFRNFCKLDGSKQIKNYERTIFSFDISKVKEDIYCFDIIASAFLWHQVRYMVAILFLVGQKLEPSSIVKDLLDVNKYPRKPIYDMAADFPLVLYDCNYSDMKWIKSNINDYKAIKFRKSLEAIDYQLQIKATIASIFLEELKEVDNNTSNKTRICTGDGHGNFTSIYSKIEDRLTMRSFEEINENYRKKHLE
- the SPB4 gene encoding ATP-dependent RNA helicase SPB4 (similar to Saccharomyces cerevisiae SPB4 (YFL002C); ancestral locus Anc_8.87); this encodes MSKSLLWDNLDYQLQPWIRTAVDVMGFDEMTPVQASTIPLFARNKDVVVDSITGSGKTVSFVIPILEKIIIEEANSSKLKKGHFHSLIISPTRELAKQIQSVIESFLTHYPEDLYPIKSQLIVGTNTNTVRDNVSEFLDNRPQILVGTPGRIFEFLKSSGIKSKSCSMVILDEADRLLDVSFLKDIENIMQILPKQRRTGLFSATINSAGSNIFKIGLRNPVKVTVNSKILAPVTLSLNYAITEPEKKFQLFLSVLNNYKFKKCIAYFPTCISVQYYYSFIQHLVEKKIVNEDLQIFSLHGKLQTSSRMKTLETFTETLSNAVLITTDVAARGIDIPDVDLVIQLDPPTDADIFLHRCGRTGRANKIGKAITFLNKGREEDYVSFMEVKNVKLELIELDVQGIPEDFNKIFMDWILEDRARFDHALRSYVAYIRHYSNHSASSIFRFQSFDFVGLCRMYGLFRMPRMPEITKNFKDDVENPKVFSNGWLIDPPIDLDLFKYSDSKQEKKRLAELKAIKDVHDKKRLKFLLKKKNESWSNKTETKESKLERRAKMEIKRKAIEAELAKNDSENSDEEIEDWKQVVLQRKKKQKSSASGMQGSFDDL
- the ULA1 gene encoding Ula1p (similar to Saccharomyces cerevisiae ULA1 (YPL003W); ancestral locus Anc_8.86), which codes for MEKFDRQIRLWGSKGQLLLESSNICIITNNTQTICVQEYLKNLLQLGINNIDLIKVNNTNTADDDIKIGFFDYHYENNKNNGNGNSVNELLVDNINELNLENYNVIILIDLIEIKTLNFFNNIKLNQPILSCYSKGLYGYLHLKVNEPHFIINKNLEFMKYDLKLYDENWLELKNYMDSIDLNIIELSQLPYVIILYKALYDLSNSKKIELNDIPLNQLKDHLSKFKPISKIVSNTDMNYLEAKRFAHLALRNKTFETHFIEQMNLIEEINPIDLFDPINQYGLTIQKLFYSYCISPESEHDMPLSGTLPDMESDNRLYNDIKTIYDKRSKRDSENFNNYVKNITHEIPDDFIDDFASNITQTDTFVSESNFTKMIELNTSYPTLILKELIGDQYYKNATSKVSSLKGFNLNSYPTTSIIAGIVAQETIKLITHQFEPIDNTIVYDGLNNNIEIYKI
- the CIP1 gene encoding Cip1p (similar to Saccharomyces cerevisiae YPL014W; ancestral locus Anc_8.80), producing MQNPIPLKPENKLLNLSIDTNSAAPNKNKQYLKDITDMDGDDMDVDIDVTGIKTPLNFFKQPNFSINHFNENNSSSITPCSTPLNSTTTTTNFYKSNQNQNSNMSLASTVSDYPNYNGKQDKTKQQFIINSSKYFNIEFTKLLLEIYSDFASDPLVTPFDYSNPPSGVLNRVAKISVEESKKKNIEIGVDTNNWLLTLIRFKLQQEIKNEFANSRANSVTSVSSSIPTNLQTNFNDLISNYANNINNTNSTCNNNINNTPIASGILQPAAFDYFSRPISTQDIISNNCGNTLSRGPLTPVSGLPPNLAQLTRPRSNSSQTFAHLPSLSRTASHNLLLQNQQR
- the MRPS16 gene encoding mitochondrial 37S ribosomal protein bS16m (similar to Saccharomyces cerevisiae MRPS16 (YPL013C); ancestral locus Anc_8.79); this translates as MTCGLVRIRLARFGRTNNPIYNIVVTNSKKARDAKPIEVLGVYNPIPVKNNKKSKQKDNVAVQLKNVELDFDRAKYWIGVGAQPSDIVTKLFIKSNILGTEWSKRAALDRKVVIPMRKTME